CGTTTCGcctatttctatttctattctTCCTCTCAGTCTTCACTCATCTCCACCTTCGACCTAACGTCCTCACCCCATTGTCAAAAGTTCATATCCGCATGCGTGGTTAAAAATATTGcgattaattataaaaaaaaaacattttagtGTGAACTATGATTCTACGTGTAGgtagacgaaaatttttggtcaagTCATAGAAACAGATTTGCTTCTTGGTTAGGTGTGTGCTTTGACCCGCTCTCGAGTGTCGAAGTTTTGAATAATCGCAGCTTTTCTTCAGTCATCCTTGAATGCAACTAATGTTTGTTTTAGAACGCTTTACTGCAATCTGGGTAATTCAGCCGGGgaaattttctaaatcttCGCTTTTGTTTCACTCGCCGCTGCGTAGATCGCTTGTGCCAAACAGGTTTTTATTCCCCAAGGTCGTGCGGCTTCCTATCTTCCTCGCGTGTTTTTCActgtattgttatttttgcCGAGTTGATGGCGCGGATGTATCTCGTTCCGATTACATCAGTTTAAATGTTGACGAAACGCTGGACCTAATACTGATTCAGGTTCGGAGGTCATccgtaatcattttttaaacacaaAAGTCTCTCGCAACTTTGTGCTCATCTCACAAATTCATACCACAGCCGTCACTTCAGTCGTGAAAAAGTTTAGCAGTTTCGGATAACCTGCACGATTGTAATTCATCGCTATTGAAAGTAAGTCAGTGAAGTTGGTGGCCTTGTACTCTCAACGTGATGTAATTTCAAAGTGTGTCAGTTTGACTCGGCGTTGATGCTGCAGTTTGAAATTGAGTTTGAAATCGTCCCTCGCCTCGTGTCATTATTCGATAACCGTAAATTCCGATTCGCTTTGttcgtatatacgtacataactCTCTTGACTGTCTCCCGACAATGCATGCGGTCAAGTTAACGAGATTGCGGcaaagaaagtgaaatttttccaacgtttGCGCAATCGACCCGTAATAGGTCTATTATTTAACTTGGGATTGTTGTAAAGTTGATCAAATACAGTGCTCTACCTGTTTGTCAGCTTACTCATCTCTCCGTCGTACAGGTATCCCGTCGAAAATAACAGCATTACTCTATACTTGCGAGAGGCCCAAACAATTCGAGCCAGTTCATGTCAAGCGTAACAGGTGCAATAACATCTACTTTGCATTGTCGAGTGTGTGTCTTACCCCGGTAAAATTGACGTCACGTTATTAATTGCAACACAAGTTGTGAAATTTACATAACGCGGAAGCTGGAATATCTTTCATTTAGCTTGTGATTCTTGCcagaaattatttgaaacacCGAAGCGACTTCCATTACGTCTTTTATACTCTTCTATTCGTTCTCGTACATTGCATATGCcgtaaaaaagtgaaaacaacTCCGAATATTGTAGGTACCTGTGTGTGTCTGTGGTATTTCAAGTGAGTTGTTCTTCCGATGCTTCATAATTTTAGGAAATTTGTAAGGTATGACGAACCAGCTGCACCTCCCATTATTTCCACTCACATTTTAGTCAAGTTTCATATTCTCGTGTAGGTAGACGAGAAAAATGCGATAGCTCACTTGAAAATTACGACAACAATTTAAAGTAATTATTATGTTGTTACTGCAGattcaaaatgattaaaatttgttgtaaattgtttcagaattgattaaaattgGATAGGAGAATATTTCAGTGGACAATGAACCGGAGGAACTTGTATAAACGGTAAAATACATAGAAACGGCTGTGAAAATTTAGACGTCGTCGCCCAGTTGAACGGAGACGTCAGAGCATCATATCGCATTTAATGACACCGAGCAACAGGggcggggggaggggagggagtCCTTTAAACGTCAACGGTGAAGATTAGTGGTAGGAATTAAGAGTGGTAGGATAAATAAGGATCAAAATAAGCAGCGAAACAGTACATATCTACGACAATCAAAATGCTCGAGCCAGTGATAGGAATATCTCCAATTTGGTGGCTACTAGCTTACGCTAGCGTCTTGTTATTACTATCACCTTTGGTTTTACTTGTAGTATTGTTTTTGCCAAATTTACCGATTCTTGTGCTGAGAAGAATGTGTTACATACCCGTGGAGCCGATATAACCATTTCACTGAAGCTATAAGCGATCCCGAATGGAAACAAGCCTTCAGTGTAGGTATCCACCGGATTCCTAGATACACATACTGAGTTTTTCAATAGATTGACGAAATCTGCAGTAAACTCTGCTCTCTGCTGTCCCTGGACGTTGAAGAAAGTGGCGTTAACTCGATCTGCATTCAAGATAGAATCGTACGCGATAATCCATGTAATACAAGATAGGTTTGATATTACTGCACTTAATATTAAACGTTTGTACAGAGATTATGTAAATATTCGTGTAAGATATTGCTAACTCCAgttaaagataaaaaaaaacgaagaaaatatatttgtgtaaaataaatcatttacTGAAGATCAAACGAGCAACAATACTACCTGTTTCATCTTTGGAAGGGGTCGATCTTTTTTTGAGTATATCTCAGGAAACGATTACGAGTGATTCACGACGACCTCGGAAGTGATTTAAAACGGGTTTgtaaatgcatttttttcgGATCTTTCGAGTATGCGTCATATCCTGGTATGCACGATGCATGACATATATCAATATATCTGTACCCATAAATTGTATACCTCTGTATGCGGATTTTCAATATCGATTCTCGCTTTGTCACTTCGCATTTACGGTCAATTCTTTCAACGCGTTATAACCGGCCGAACCGGATCGCCAAGAgtcgtaaaattatttttcacgtatcATCGCGTGGCCGTAACTCGGGGACAGTGAACCACGCTCGCATATACCACAGGCCGTGATGGCCAAGCTAACCTCATCGTCCGCTACCGAATGGAATATCAACTAGCCTGATATTATTAGAGCAGAATTTTAAGAGCCATTTAGAGATTCAGAATCTCCGAATCGGtatttgcgaaatttttcgaatgtttCGATTTCGTATGCACGAAGCAAGCCGTCggaaatatattaataatatgatGATTGATAACAGGCGAGAATAGGTAATTTACGGGACCACTGCTATGTAGTTTTAGCCTTCAGCcgtattaaaattcaattattcaaggTGACCGCTGTCTCTTCCGTGTTCTACTATTAAAGATTCGGTTGTAAACAGATGCATGCTACTGGTTGAAAAGTGAATTCCGATCGCCGTAAACCGGACACCGTCTCATTTCCGACACCGTATTTGCAGTCGCTGACTTCGTCTAGCTTTAATTCTATCTTATTCACAATAACTACGGATAATTGTCTACTTGCATTTTCTTTATGTCGAATTAAACTGAGACTGGATTTTCAGCTTTCTTGTGCCTTGATCGTGTACGATTCCTTTTGCATGATCGATAGTATAATTAATATCAGATGatagttgaataaatatttgtcaaagattATTTGGTCGTATATTACACGATGTTGGAGGAATATCGTTACAACCTTTGTCGTgcataattttctcaaatcttACATCCTCCATTCGCAACGATTACGTTCCTCTATTTTCCCCGGCGGTGTAACGAATTGAAGGAGCAGAAGCCGCAGCTTCTTCATACCCCTGCAGAAGGAATGTTTTCTCAACGCCTAGAGTACCCGTGATGCCCGCATACCGGGTGATGACCATTCGAACGATACGCAGCCTCGAGTCGATCTTCCAACAGCAGATCAAGTCTCGAGATGTATCGAAGGTGTACCGGCCGTTTTACGGTTCCAAATCTGCCTCCTCGCACTTCGGGAAGAAACTGCTTGCCTCTTGATGAGAAACTCCGCCAATAATAGACGCGTGAAAGGCTTCgaattatcgaatttttagATCTCCGTCGATAAGTTCGAGCGTCGACGAAACAACGAACTGGATTTTCCCACTACGTAACTATTTTCTCTACGAGTCGATGTTGCTCGCGATATGAGATCTATATAAGATTGTGGATGTACGAGGCGAAGACTGATGTAAGATGAGGAGGAATCGGAGTACAGAGAGCGAGGCGAACAAAGTCGCATGGATATTTTGTACGTATTCCGAAGGTACTTTCGCCGGGTTCGCGGACAAGGTGCCCATACGTATGCATAcgaatacatatgtataagtatatatgttGGCCGAGCGTATGTATAGTAGTGGGAGATCGGTGGGACTTGAATCGCGGGTTTCTTGAGGCATATATATGGTAGGGAGCCATGCAGTTCTCTTGCTACTCGGCGCGTTCTCAGCCTCTTGGATCTCCGCCGGAGCGTTGTGATATCCGATCAATTTAACCAACTTTGCACTACCGGATCGTCAGCCTGAATAAAAAAGTGAGAAGGTGAGTCAGTTTGTGATTCAAATATCTGCCACTCGAGCTTGGGACGCTCGTCTGCCGACCATTCCTTTACGCGTGTCGACGAAAGTAGGAAATCTGTAATGACAGAAGAAGGGAAATACCATTTTACTGCTGTTCCTGCGTATTGTTGTGCGGTGCTTTGAAAGTTAAATCGATTTTCCCGCGTTGTTCTCTCCCCCCCTCACCACCCCTGCAGGGTTGAAACGAAAGTGAAgccggtaaaatttttcattttcgccgTCAAAGTGGCCCTTTGCAGATGccaattgtttattttccgtagttttattaaaaatcaaaagcCCCCGATTTCTCTCAAACACGAGCGCGTAACTCTGAAACTCTACCAACATACCGGTGCATGACTACCATGCGAAATGCTTCCAAGTCCGtgactgaatttttctcgacAAGAATacaaggagagagagagagagagagagagagagagagagagagagagagagagagagagagagagagagagagagagaacttGCCACATAGTTACACAGCTGCAGGCTGTATTAAAATTCAATGCACGTACAAAGGTGATACGAAAATTACAACCGTTTGCAACTAACGGTTCGCTTCAGCGATTAAGAGATACCTGTATTATTTAACGATGATTTATATTCACGCTAGGACttatttctttcgcaaaattaaaTCTATTCTACGGGTGTGGGTTTATGTGGGTGTTGCCACGAACCATTAACTTTGGATCTAGCTGTAGTTATGAAAAGCTGTATCATTCGGGATAAGATCTACATTCACCTGACATTGAGGTCCATTAATGATACGTGTAAaccagtttgaatttttccaatcaatcgcATTGTCCAACTAGACAGCGGTATAATATCCTTGCTCCGgcaatgacaattttttattcacattttttcataaacttttttcatctctcttaCACAAGGTCCTATCAGCTTCCCGTATCTTTGCTGTTCCGTTTTTATGCCTTTTCGCGCGTTGAAGGAGTTTCTTGTGCACCTCGTTAATGACCCAGCTAAACTATTAcaagtgtaaatttttttctcacctaaTTGGTAGATCATTTTCACGCGGTGTTTGCAACCTCTCAAAGTCATGGCATATACACAACTCCTGTCCTCCGCGCTCGTGAAAGCTAGATCCAGCCGAGCAGATTAGAGCGGTATATAGTTTATCGATTGTTCGTTTAGTTTTCGAGGAGAAGTCAGAACGGTTAAACGAACCCTTGCTGTACAATGGAGATAAAAACTTGCCGTGTGAATAAATCCGGAATCTGTCGATTCTGTCCTCTAGATGAAACTACTACTCACCTTACTGGGCGCAACGACAATCCTGGCCGATCCGGAACCTGGACTCCTCCGTGTCCCCAGGGTGTACAACGCCTTGGTGACGAGCAATCAAAATCTCTCGCCGTCGAGGGCGTTCCCAGTGATTCAGCCCGTCGTTCACACGACCGCCGTCGGCTACGTGCCGCCGTTCTACTACACTCAGTTTGCCCCACAATATCCGGGTCCGGAAGCGGGCCGGCTGCCCCAAGAATTACTTCCGGCGAACGGAGCTGGACCCGACGAGGGTACACCGTCGAAGGCCGCGGCCGGGGCCGAAACGAGGACCGGTAGTTCCGGGACGGAGCGGAACTTGGGATCAGCCGAAGACGAGACCCGGAAAAGGAAAGCGGGCGCCGAGCACTCGCTCAGATTCTATCCGAATTATCATTCGCTCTACTACGACCCGTACTTTTATTCCTACAACAGTTTCAACGCCCGCGTCGCTCCGAGTCCGTACATTTTCGACTATCAGCCACCAGCGTTGGCCCCCGCACTTTCCCCCCAGGGAGCCTACCGGGGGCAGCAGCTGCTCAGCCCCCGGTTACCGGTAGCCGGCCCTGAAGCCCTTGGGAAAAATGGAGCCGAGGAAAAGATTCCCGACGTACCACCGCCGCCGGTGCCAACCTCATCCTCGAACAAGTCGTAATGTCGAAAAGCGGGGGCGTATTATAAGTGAATTCTAAGAATAAACTGCGATATACgtacattagggtggtccttatttgggggtcggaaaaattttcataggGACGCCTCTCAAATCTGTTCCAAATCATTCATAAACAAATCTGTGTAAAGTTCCAAGCCTCTGCGTCAATTGGAAAACGTGCCTCTAAGctccgaaaatttttaatgtaaaaTACATGTAGTTTTTATAACCAGCTATTTCGATTCGTATGATTTTGCATAATAAATTAAGGCACTGATTTGAAACTTGGCATTGCTGTTGCTTAtaatgaatatgtatataaattctTATAATTATAGGAACAAGCtgtgaaaatatcaaatttttataatttttgttcccTTACGTATAAGCCTAATAAAAGTGATGCTATTAAGCTTCTATATAAAAAGAagttcattaaaaaattatgataaaatattgaaattttcaaggttTGTTTCTATCATCACAAGAAACAACTCTGTCCTTCATTTATACCGaagtcatacaaaacgaaataactTGTTGTAAAAACTAcatgtattttacatttaaaactTTCAAAGCTTAGAGGTACGTGTTCCAGTTCACGTAGAGGCTTGAAAAtttacacagattttttttaatgatttacAGATTTGCGGGACGTCCCAAAGAAAATTCTTCCGAACCCCAAATAAGGGCCACCCCAATATGCACGTTTACATTACATATATTACTTTTCAATGGAAAGGTACGAGTGTGCCCCTAGTGCACATCGTTAGGTCAGGAACTAAGGAGCCTGGATACGTAGATTATTACTAACGTATATATTACAACCTTGTGACTGTCtttatataaatgaatagaCGTAGGTCAgtgtgttttaatttttttgaatcttcTGCAAAATGTATACAACACCAAGCTTTTCTCGTTCGCCTCATTGGTATCATCATTAttactttcattttctattttcactgATAACTGGTGCTCTCGTGAAATTTCTCACTGCTTACGCCCCAGACTTTCATAATGTACGAAAACCCTTCGCCATGAAATCCTCTGACACGTAATTTAGCAAAATTATGAGCCGGACCGCCGGAATGTAGGCTGACTATTCCCCTCGTTTGATTATAACGCAGGGCTTCGACACAGGTTATGTACACGGGGCCTTCTGTGTCCATTCCGAATACAGCGTCAACTGCGGAAGGTCCTCTGTTTCTCAAGAATATGTTATGCTGATAAAATAGAATTCCCTCGCATTCTCCCCATCTGTAGTCGTGCGGGCATTCCTCGCACCATTCCGACTCCCTGGCGCCCTGagaatcagaaaaatcatccatttcattttcttaccGATTCGATTTCACTTCAAGCTCAGGTCGCGTGCGTAACGGCCATAGGTAAAAACATGATAATACAATCGATACCCACGCCGATTTCTGCTGTTCCAGACATCGTAGAATCCGTCatattacgatttttcatGTCCTGGTCAACGTTGGCTGGAACATCGTCTATCCTCTTGATGGAACTCACGGCACC
This region of Neodiprion fabricii isolate iyNeoFabr1 chromosome 7, iyNeoFabr1.1, whole genome shotgun sequence genomic DNA includes:
- the LOC124187137 gene encoding uncharacterized protein LOC124187137, producing the protein MKLLLTLLGATTILADPEPGLLRVPRVYNALVTSNQNLSPSRAFPVIQPVVHTTAVGYVPPFYYTQFAPQYPGPEAGRLPQELLPANGAGPDEGTPSKAAAGAETRTGSSGTERNLGSAEDETRKRKAGAEHSLRFYPNYHSLYYDPYFYSYNSFNARVAPSPYIFDYQPPALAPALSPQGAYRGQQLLSPRLPVAGPEALGKNGAEEKIPDVPPPPVPTSSSNKS